The DNA sequence ATGGTCCAGCCTGTGACGACTTTCCCGACGATGGCAACGACGAGTAGAAAGGCCGCAATGACCAAACCCGCTCGGTTCTCAGGTACGGTGGGGTTGAGTACGCCGAGGTTGGCTTTGGCACCAACTGTCACAAAAAAGATGGGCACTAAAATATCGGCAATAGGCATCACCTGCTGATCGAGTTCTTTGCGTTTGTCAGTTTCGTCTAGCACCAGACCGGCAGCAAAGGCTCCTAAGATTGCTTCTAAGTGAATGACACTGGCAAGGCAGGCCATCGCTAGGGCAAAGGTAAATGCAGGAACCAGTAAAGCCCCTCGGGTCTGGAGTTTATCTGCGATCGCAACAAAGCTCTGATTAAAAAACTTACCCAGCAAGATGGAACCCA is a window from the Acaryochloris thomasi RCC1774 genome containing:
- a CDS encoding cation:proton antiporter; translated protein: GSILLGKFFNQSFVAIADKLQTRGALLVPAFTFALAMACLASVIHLEAILGAFAAGLVLDETDKRKELDQQVMPIADILVPIFFVTVGAKANLGVLNPTVPENRAGLVIAAFLLVVAIVGKVVTGWTIFGKPGINRLAVGVGMIPRGEVGLVFAGIGSASGALSAPLEAAIIVMVILTTFLAPPLLQLSLKDQESIAPEESDSEEGENAAVSVVE